Proteins encoded by one window of Sulfurospirillum barnesii SES-3:
- a CDS encoding filamentous hemagglutinin N-terminal domain-containing protein — protein MKHSPDFSSRFRILKGGKISLVVSALLTSVSLLHAAPSGGVVTSGSASIAQSGAVTTINQSSQKASINWQNFSIGATETVNFNQPNVSAITLNRVIGNEKSIIDGALNANGQVWILNSNGVLFNSSAKVNTAGLLATTMNLSDEDFQKGAYSFKGDSSASVINLGEITISDGGYASLLAHSVQNEGTIKAIHGTVTLTGAREATINLNGNSLVSLKVDKGVLDALVENKGAIYADGGNVYLTTNAVNELLKGVVNNTGIIEANSLDDITGEIILFAHGGALHVNGTLEAEGGFIETSGKSLHVEDSTIIKTKKWLLDPDNMTIENTGGASLTGESVSATAIQNALSSADIELQATYDITVNENITWATAKKLTLTAGDEIYVNATIKNTNTTNGGVYFHAANTTDKVIFDTSGLVSIYNVYQLQWLNQALNGKYALGGNIDASATSSWDSGLGFSPIGTLTNQFKGTFDGLGHTITGLFIDRPTTSYVGLFGFTNGATIRNIGIVNANITGKDGTGGLAGLFNYGTITNAYATGSVTGKGNMVGGLVGTISGSTITNSYATVGVIGSGNEVGGLVGGAYSTSSIANSYATGSVQGVASVGGLVGILYQSSPITNSYATGLVTGTTLAGGLVGAFSSGGAVTNSYWDTQTSGKTNSARGVGKTTEEMMNSSTYAGWSILEDTTLAKNYPTLRMASSGNVWVIGTKSTPTPNNQTQTPNVTAIVNGTAITPPVLPNFTPPTQAPQPLNAGGVMLQLASVPSGDVPSQLVGTPEARAMMQGADVGDLRVPLGQNSQIQLVNGGVNLPAGVEQQYFMAQR, from the coding sequence ATGAAACATTCCCCCGATTTTAGTTCACGCTTTAGAATCCTCAAAGGCGGAAAAATATCCTTGGTGGTATCTGCTTTACTCACCAGTGTGAGTTTGCTTCACGCAGCCCCTAGCGGTGGCGTGGTCACCAGTGGCAGTGCGAGTATTGCGCAAAGCGGAGCCGTGACTACTATCAACCAAAGCTCTCAAAAAGCCTCCATCAACTGGCAAAACTTCTCCATTGGTGCCACAGAAACCGTAAATTTCAATCAACCCAATGTTTCAGCCATAACGCTCAATCGTGTTATAGGCAATGAAAAATCCATCATTGATGGAGCGTTAAACGCTAATGGTCAAGTATGGATACTAAACTCCAATGGCGTACTCTTTAATTCCAGTGCCAAAGTCAATACCGCAGGACTTCTAGCGACTACGATGAACCTAAGCGATGAGGATTTTCAAAAAGGAGCGTATAGCTTTAAAGGTGACTCTAGCGCTTCAGTCATAAACTTAGGGGAAATCACTATCAGTGATGGCGGTTACGCTTCACTTCTAGCCCATAGCGTTCAAAACGAAGGAACCATAAAAGCCATTCATGGAACGGTAACTTTAACAGGTGCACGTGAAGCAACGATAAATCTCAATGGCAACTCTTTGGTCTCTCTCAAAGTCGATAAAGGTGTTTTAGATGCGTTAGTGGAAAACAAAGGGGCTATCTATGCTGATGGTGGAAATGTTTACTTAACCACCAATGCGGTGAATGAATTACTTAAAGGTGTGGTCAATAACACAGGCATCATTGAAGCCAACTCCCTTGATGATATTACAGGTGAGATTATCCTTTTTGCCCATGGTGGAGCGTTACATGTAAACGGCACACTTGAAGCGGAGGGTGGGTTTATCGAGACTTCAGGAAAATCGTTACATGTAGAAGATAGCACCATCATTAAAACCAAAAAATGGCTCCTTGACCCAGATAACATGACCATTGAAAATACAGGTGGAGCAAGTTTAACAGGAGAAAGTGTGAGTGCAACTGCTATCCAAAATGCACTCAGCTCAGCTGACATTGAACTTCAAGCAACGTATGACATCACCGTCAATGAAAATATTACATGGGCAACGGCTAAAAAACTGACTCTCACCGCAGGCGATGAGATTTACGTCAATGCCACCATCAAAAACACCAATACCACCAACGGCGGTGTTTACTTCCATGCCGCTAATACCACCGATAAAGTCATCTTCGACACCAGTGGCTTGGTCTCCATCTACAATGTTTACCAACTCCAATGGCTGAATCAAGCGCTGAACGGAAAGTATGCGCTAGGTGGCAACATTGATGCTTCAGCGACTTCCTCATGGGACAGTGGTTTAGGGTTTTCGCCGATTGGAACTCTAACAAATCAATTTAAAGGAACCTTTGATGGCTTAGGGCATACCATCACAGGTTTATTTATCGACCGTCCAACGACAAGTTATGTTGGATTATTTGGTTTCACAAATGGTGCTACAATCCGCAATATTGGCATTGTCAATGCCAATATAACAGGCAAGGATGGAACCGGTGGATTGGCGGGACTCTTCAATTATGGAACCATCACCAATGCGTATGCTACTGGCAGTGTAACGGGAAAAGGTAATATGGTCGGTGGGCTTGTGGGAACGATTAGTGGTTCCACTATCACAAATAGTTACGCTACGGTGGGTGTAATAGGTAGTGGCAATGAAGTCGGTGGGCTTGTGGGAGGTGCTTACTCCACATCATCGATCGCAAATAGTTACGCCACAGGAAGTGTACAGGGAGTAGCTTCTGTCGGTGGACTTGTGGGCATACTTTACCAGTCATCACCAATCACAAATAGCTACGCCACAGGACTTGTAACGGGGACAACTCTTGCCGGTGGACTTGTGGGTGCGTTTTCTAGCGGAGGCGCTGTCACTAACAGCTACTGGGACACCCAAACCTCTGGAAAAACAAATTCAGCACGAGGTGTGGGCAAAACCACTGAAGAGATGATGAACTCATCGACGTATGCTGGTTGGAGCATTTTAGAAGACACAACCCTTGCAAAAAACTATCCAACCCTTAGAATGGCAAGCAGTGGAAATGTGTGGGTGATTGGTACGAAAAGTACACCCACACCAAACAATCAAACGCAAACCCCCAATGTAACAGCGATTGTCAATGGTACAGCCATAACACCACCTGTACTTCCAAATTTTACGCCTCCCACTCAAGCACCACAACCCCTTAATGCAGGAGGGGTGATGTTACAACTAGCCTCCGTCCCCAGTGGTGATGTTCCATCTCAACTCGTAGGAACACCAGAAGCTAGAGCAATGATGCAAGGAGCAGATGTTGGAGACTTGAGAGTTCCACTAGGGCAAAACTCACAAATCCAGTTGGTTAACGGTGGTGTGAATTTACCAGCAGGTGTAGAGCAACAATATTTCATGGCACAACGATAA